One Misgurnus anguillicaudatus chromosome 22, ASM2758022v2, whole genome shotgun sequence DNA segment encodes these proteins:
- the arrdc1a gene encoding arrestin domain-containing protein 1a, giving the protein MGKLQEFELTLNNNKTVYNPGESISGTLKISLAQSIQCKAIKVNCQGFCGVTSKAQDTDWMEEEQYFSSSISIADKGTLKEGEHSFPFKFLLPAAAPTSFEGPYGQIKYRVRAFIDTPRFAKDYKVEKPFSISNTINLNEVPHIHEPSSSSVTKNFSYMLVKNGTVVLKAKSDLRGYVAGQIIKVSAEIENKSEKSTGHVVASLMQKVTYNTKKPTLDLRAVAEVEGPGVKGGHKGEWKEQIIVPSLPLSSITGGNLIEISYYIQVYLKYPEVSLTLPIFIGSIAVDPTLPRPSRSVPPKPIPRSNNAPAPSPTPTPVTIDSPAPSLPPRTNPKPKPRPRSSYVPPTAPPAELYPQLPADYNMEIPRTPQAESGQNAVSPNAFSYAPGLSFSQNANNASAAPPQNRERSQTLSASSTTIQPPDYRSSPYPHEPPPAYEDSFNT; this is encoded by the exons ATGGGGAAGCTTCAGGAATTCGAGTTAACTCTTAATAATAACAAAACTGTTTATAATCCCGGAGAATCAATCTCAGGAACTCTGAAAATCTCATTAGCCCAATCGATACAATGTAAAG CTATTAAAGTGAACTGCCAAGGCTTCTGTGGTGTAACCAGTAAAGCACAGGACACAGACTGGATGGAGGAGGAGCAGTATTTCAGCAGCTCGATCTCCATCGCTGACAAAG GAACCCTGAAAGAGGGCGAGCACAGTTTTCCCTTCAAGTTTCTCTTACCTG CCGCTGCACCAACATCATTTGAAGGGCCCTATGGGCAGATCAAGTACAGAGTTAGGGCTTTCATTGACACTCCTCGTTTTGCAAAGGACTACAAAGTAGAGAAACCATTCAGCATTTCGAACACCATCAACCTCAATGAAGTACCTCATATACAC GAACCGAGCTCATCTTCTGTTACCAAAAATTTCTCATACATGCTGGTGAAAAATGGGACAGTGGTGCTGAAAGCCAAGAGTGATTTGCGGGGATATGTAGCTGGACAGATCATCAAAGTTTCTGCTGAGATTGAAAATAAATCAGAGAAGTCAACAGGTCATGTGGTTGCCAGTCTAATGCAG AAAGTAACATATAACACCAAGAAGCCCACACTTGATTTGCGGGCAGTAGCGGAGGTTGAAGGACCTGGAGTTAAGGGTGGACATAAAGGAGAATGGAAGGAGCAGATAATTGTACCCAGTCTCCCCCTGTCCTCTATAACTGGTGGAAACCTCATTGAAATAAGCTACTACATTCAG GTCTATTTGAAATACCCAGAGGTGTCGTTAACTCTGCCCATTTTCATTGGAAGCATTGCAGTGGATCCCACACTGCCTCGCCCCTCCAGGTCTGTTCCACCAAAGCCAATCCCACGCTCCAACAACGCCCCCGCCCCTTCTCCTACTCCAACTCCAGTTACCATTGACTCCCCCGCTCCCAGTTTGCCCCCTCGCAcaaaccctaaacccaaacccaGGCCTCGTAGCTCCTACGTGCCTCCAACTGCTCCACCAGCAGAGCTGTACCCGCAACTCCCAGCTGACTACAACATGGAAATACCACGGACTCCACAGGCAGAGTCAGGCCAGAATGCAGTGTCCCCAAATGCATTCAGCTATGCTCCTGGACTCAGCTTCAGCCAAAACGCCAACAATGCGTCGGCGGCACCGCCTCAAAACAGAGAGAGGAGTCAAACTCTGTCGGCCTCCTCGACAACGATCCAGCCTCCAGACTATAGGAGCTCACCGTATCCACATG AGCCTCCACCTGCATATGAAGATAGCTTCAATACATAG